The genome window GAGGCTGGATAAGTTTTTAAAAGTCTCGCGGCTCATTAAACGACGCACGCTGGCAAAAGAGTTGTGTGACCAAGGACGAATTAAAGTGAACGGCCGGACGGCCAAAGCTGGCACCAAGGTGGCCGCCGGTGATGAACTGTATATCCGTTTTGGCCAAAAGGCGGTCACCGTTACGATTAACCAGCTCAAAGAGTCACCTCGGAAAGAGGAAGCCGAAGAACTGTATACTGTTTTATCCGAAGAAAGGGTAGACCCCTATGCGGACGACCTGGCTGATTAAGCTGGGTCGTCTATTTTTTGTTCTAATTGTAAAGTATGCACCATATCTTGTACTAGATTAGTCTTGTCATACAGAAGCCTGC of Caldalkalibacillus thermarum contains these proteins:
- a CDS encoding RNA-binding S4 domain-containing protein; protein product: MRLDKFLKVSRLIKRRTLAKELCDQGRIKVNGRTAKAGTKVAAGDELYIRFGQKAVTVTINQLKESPRKEEAEELYTVLSEERVDPYADDLAD